In Geopsychrobacter electrodiphilus DSM 16401, a single window of DNA contains:
- a CDS encoding ketopantoate reductase family protein has translation MQDKSSYRPQKFAVIGAGPVGCIVAAFLARGGYQVTLCDIQPSLLEPALNPGIVLSGAEDFQARVTKTLTRVDALAEDPPDVVIVTVKATVLPIIASALEAVVGPGRYVVSWQNGIDTELVLAERLGKKHVMRAVVNYGCILEGPAEVRLAFHHRPHYLQELAAESREAALGICQALTACGLDTLHTDQIRNMVWTKTVNNSCMNPVCAVTGKTMFEVINDPIVFSLVEALLKEGVRVARANELLLGADFYPECLDYIKEAGQHKPSMLQDIEAKRRTEIDYINGKIMEYGERAGVPTPYNMVLRSLVKALEP, from the coding sequence ATGCAGGATAAAAGCAGTTACAGACCGCAGAAGTTCGCTGTTATCGGCGCTGGTCCGGTGGGGTGTATCGTGGCTGCGTTCCTCGCGCGCGGGGGCTACCAGGTGACGCTCTGTGATATTCAGCCGAGCCTGCTTGAGCCCGCGCTGAACCCTGGAATCGTTCTTTCTGGGGCCGAAGATTTTCAAGCACGGGTGACAAAAACCCTGACCCGGGTAGATGCCCTGGCCGAGGATCCCCCCGATGTGGTGATTGTAACAGTCAAGGCCACGGTGCTGCCGATCATCGCCTCGGCCCTGGAAGCGGTGGTCGGACCGGGACGTTATGTCGTCAGCTGGCAGAACGGAATCGACACCGAACTGGTACTGGCGGAACGGCTGGGGAAAAAACATGTCATGCGTGCGGTGGTTAACTACGGCTGCATCCTGGAGGGGCCGGCTGAAGTCAGGCTCGCTTTTCATCATCGGCCGCACTATCTGCAGGAGTTGGCGGCGGAATCGCGCGAGGCGGCTCTCGGGATCTGTCAGGCCTTGACCGCCTGTGGACTCGACACCCTGCACACCGACCAGATTCGCAACATGGTCTGGACCAAGACGGTCAATAACTCCTGCATGAATCCGGTCTGCGCCGTCACCGGCAAGACCATGTTCGAGGTCATCAATGATCCGATTGTCTTCAGTCTGGTCGAGGCGTTATTGAAAGAAGGGGTCAGGGTCGCGCGGGCGAATGAGCTTTTGCTGGGTGCGGATTTTTACCCGGAATGTCTCGACTATATCAAGGAGGCCGGTCAGCACAAACCGTCGATGTTGCAGGATATTGAAGCGAAACGGCGGACTGAAATCGATTATATCAATGG